A window of Garra rufa chromosome 6, GarRuf1.0, whole genome shotgun sequence genomic DNA:
GCTGACCACTGCTCACCCACAGGGTGGTGTTAGGTCTCTAAAACacaaacatattcaaataaacaGACAAAAATAGATGATAAGACGGCCTACACgcatgcatatatgtgaccctggaccacaaaaccagtcttaagtcgctggggtatatttgtagcaatagccaaaaatacattgtatgggtcaaaattgttgatttttcttttatgtcaaaaatcattaggaaattaagtaaagatcatgttacattaagatttttttgtaaaattcctactgtaaacctatcaaaatgtaatttttgattagtaatatgcattgttaagaacttcatttggacaactttaaaggtgattttctcagtattttgatttttttgcacccttagattccagattttcaaatagatgtatctcgaccaaatattgtcctatcaatagaaagcttatttattgagctttcatatgatgtatatatctcagttttgtcaaatttatgactggtttttattaatttcatgactggttttgtggtcctgggtcacatatgctaATGTTAGTGATGTAATGATGCACTCCGAGCCAGTGGTAAAATCGATACAAATATGTGAAGATTCAAGTTGGTTGAGATGTAAAACGAATTGAAGGGAAACACTGAGGAGAACACTGTCTTCATAAAAAGGTTgagatggtattttcttttcatcttgcctctgtataatgcattttaaagttgCGTTCATTAGTGCAGCACTGCTTTGtttgaaggagaagttcacttccagaacaaaaatttacagttaatgtactcacccccttgtcatccaagatgttcatgtctttctttcttcagtcttaaagaaattatgttttttgaggaaaacatctcaggatttttctccatatagtggacttctatggtgccccgagtttaaacttccaaaatgcagtttaaatgcagcttcaaacgatccaagctgagaaagaagggtcttatctagcgaaacaaattatcttatcttatctttttacaaattatatactttttaaacttaaatgctcctcttctctctctttgttgcgcatgagtagtctgtgcatctctggttcaaaacagttagggtaggttaaaAAATTtcattttcttcctcaacttcaaaaatcatttcaaaatcctCCTACTTtgttgcagaagtactgacccagtgtttgcaaagtgaacatgcaaagaagattaaacacccttaacaaaaaggtaaaacagcagtgtaggacgattttgaagttgagggaaaatatgagatgggagtttttcaacataccctaaatgTCTTGAACTGGACAAAACAGAGTTCTGGCAGAGCAAGAAATGATGagcctttgaggttaaaaagcatataaattgtaataaaaaaaaaaatgctagataaaacccttcttcctcggttgggatcgtttacagccacatttgggatcatttgaaggtgcattttggaagttcaaattcagggcaccatagaagtccaatatatggagaaaatgttttccttaaaaaacataatttaaaacagaagaaagaaagacatgaacatcttggatgacacgggggtgagtgcattatctgtacatttttgttctggaagtgaacttctcctttaaccaaGAAAATGCTGTATTGCTGCCGTTCCAAAAGCGCCACCTGTGTTCACATGTTTTATGCAGTATAGTTTCACAAAGCTAAGGTCAGACTATTCTGTTTTTTCCTTTAAATTTCTATATTATACAAtctatttaaattaaaaactgcatgttaaaATAAATCGCATGTTACATAATGTATAAGTATGTATATAATGTGCTTCTCTGTCACCTGTGTAGGAGTGATGGAACCCTCTCTGAGATGCAGGTTGATTTTGTCTATTGGAGCCTGAAGATTGATGTCTTCTCCACTGCTTACCAATGAGTCACCCTGGATGTGACACAAACATACAGGATGAATATTATATGAGACTCCACAGTAAGAGAATTATGAATTTCTGGGAGGGTTTCTAGAAAGGTGTGACTTACAGTGTGGAAATCGTACCAGAGACCTTTAGGGAAATATCCCACAACATAATCTCGCCCTGCCTCCAAAACCGGTGTGACCAGTAAACTCTTTCCCCATAAGAATTGTTTATCTATCCCGTAGGTCTTCTCGTCGTTTGGGAACCTTCGAAACACAGGACAAACAGTAATTATGTTAAAGTGTGTATCTTCCTGAAATTATGGATAGTATGTGCCCAgatacatatacactaccagtcaaatgtttttgaacagtatttgatccatttgatccaaaatacagcaaaagcagtaatattgtgaaatatttttactgtttaaaataactgctttctatttgaatatattttaaaatgtaatttattcctgtgatcaaagctacattttcagcatcattactccagtcttcagagtcacaagatccttcagaaaccattctaatatgctgatttgctgtttttattgttattattatcaatatttaaagcagttgagtacatttttacaGGATTCTCTGATCAataaaaagatcagcatttatctgagataaaaagcttttgtaacattatacactatactattcaaaagcttggagtcagtatatatatatttggggggggggggattacagaaattaatacttttatttagcaaggatgctttaaattaatcaaaagtgataataaagacaattataatgttacaaaaaagatttaaattttagataaatgctgttcttctgaactttatatccATCAAAGGACCCTGaataaattctactcagctgttttcatcttaataataatagtaaatgttttttgaggagaaaatcagaatataagaatgacttctaaaggatcatgtgactagagtaatgatgataaaaattcagctttaaaatcacaggaataaattacgtaattttaaaatatattcaaatagaaaacagttattttaaatagtcaaaatattttaacattttactgtttttgctgtactttggatcaatcaaatacaggcttggtgagcagaagactgaaaaaaaaatcttactgttcaaaaacttttgactggtagagtatatataggataatttacaaaaaaagtatgATTGTATCATCAGATGCAATTATAAAATGACTCTTGTAAGACTTAATTCACATACACACAGGTTTTGCGTTTATCTTACTGAAAGAGCAATGGTGTGGTGACCGTGTGTCCACTGATGTGTGCGTGATGGAAGAGTGTGTAGAGATGTGGGAATAAGGAATAACGCAAGAGAATGGCTTCTTTCATTGCTGTACGAGCTGCAGGGCTGAATGCAGTTGGTTCCTGATCCTGTTGTGAAATGACAAAACTGTTAATCCAGAGAAGTGTGTCTTTGGAACGTAAGTAAGTGTTTGGACAGACAGAAGAAAGTTCACCTGTTCATCTATCGAGTTGTGATTTCTTGAAAAGGGGTAGAAAGCTCCAAGCTGGGTCCATCGGACACACAGTTCTTCAGTAGTGCTGCCCCCAAAGCCACAGATGTCTGCCCCAATGAGAGGAATGCCTAGGATGTTAAATGTCAGCATACCTGGGGAAAAAGGAAGAAAATAATTACTGTAGCTAAAAAACTCTATGGGACTAACACTGACCTCAGCAGAGCACAGGTGTGTGCGTTTATACCTGATATAGATGTGGCAAGGTCTTTCCATTGGCTCCTGTTGTCTCCAAGCCAGTGGCCCGAATACCTGCCCTGACTTGGAAACGTAGAGCGGGAAATGACGAAGGGGCGCTTATCTGTGATCTTCCTCAAAGCACTGAGAGAGACAGATACACATGATccaaccagaaaaaaaaataaaaatctcagaattgtgagattgatATGttctcttacaattctgactttataactcgcaattacgagattaCGCaattaaaagtcacaattgcgaaatataaactcgcaattctgagaaaaagtcagaattgtgagatataaacttacaattctgactttataactcacaattgtaagtttatatcataattctgagggggaaaaaaacagaattgcaagatgtaaactcacaactgtgagaaaaaaagtcagaattgtgagactaaAAAGTCGcaagtacttttttaaaaaaaattttattcaaaggtggaaacgggcttccatacagttctgccactaaataaatgaaataaaagaggtaattgcaacttttatctaacaattctgactttttttctcacaattgcatgatacaaactctggattttgactttttttccccagaattgtgagatataaactcacaattgcgagatacaaagtcagaattgtgaaataatttgagaaacaaagtgaaaattgtgagacatgaacttgcaattgtttttctcagaattgcgagtttatatcttgtaattctgactttatgacaggcaattgcgagttattaagtcagaactgtaagatatgaacgcaattctgagaacataacaAAACtgactcgaaattgtgagtttatatcatgtaattctgacaaaaaaagtcagaattgtgcatttgtatcacaattatgactttataactcacaattgcaagtttatatctcacaattctaagaaaaacaatgacagaattgtgagtttgtatcatgcaattctgtgaaaaacagTCTGAATTGGGAGAATTGGTCTCAATTAcctctttttatttttcattcatatttaatagtagtgtgtgtgtatatatttatctATTGTTTTGTATGATTGTGCATACCTTTCAGTGGCCTTAGCTTCCATGAGTCCATACAGACTGTGTATGTTGTAGTGAGTGGAGATTTTCTGACGTGCGGATGCACACACAGTCTTGGCCTTTAATGTACCACCCAGAATACCTACAGCAGACAACACAATGCCTTATTGTCAGAAAAAAATGGCAGCATGCATAATGTTGATGTCTACATAATACACTGATACCTGGTGTGTAAGGAGGATTTTCCAGTTCATTGTCTGGGCAACCATTGATTGATCCATCAAAGAAATTAGATGGCTCATTCATGTCCTTGAGGAAGAGATATAAAGAATAGAACAAGATCAATGTATGGGTAAATGCAAATAATGAACCATCAAATAGGCAACAATACAAATGCACAACATACAATCCAAACGCCATCAAAAGGCACTTTTTCATGGAAACTCTTCAGATTCTGGTACCACCATTCATGTGTGTCTGGATTGGAGAAATCTGGAAAAGCTGTGAGTCCTGGCCAGACCTAAGAAACAAGACCCAAAAAAACACCTGCAGTCACATACATATGgcatttatttcacataaaagacgattacatatagtccacaagagaaaataatagttttataaatttataaaaatgagcctgttcaaaagtttacatacacttgattcttaatattgtgttgttacttgaatgatccacagctgttttttctgtttagtgatagttgttaatgagtcccttgtatgtccttaacagttaaactgcctgctgttcttcagaaaaatccttcaggtcccacaaattctctggtttttcatcatttttgtgtatttgaaccctttccaacaatgactgtatatgTGTCTTTAGTTTACCTTCCCGGTAAGGATTTCTCCATTCGAATCATTGATGAAGATGCCCCTCTTTTTCCCCTCATCAAACGGCCAGTAGGAGCCAGACGGCTGAGAGTTACTGATACCGGGATCCTGATGAGGAAGTGCAAAAGAAACAAACACATAAGCTGCTGTTTACATCAAGCATATTTCAGCTAAATCCACAGTGACACATCCAAACACTTTAGTAAAGGTTTCAACTGCAGTCATGTGAAACATTCAGTTGCCAAATCAGCCTCACGACTGTCAGTGTGATTCTACTGTTCCACAAAAGAGACGGGAGCCAAATGAGGAAGCATGTCGTATGGATGTTTTGCAGGAGAATCATTTTTAATAAACCCACAGAACACAGAAGTTTTGTattttaactttagtttatcTGCTTTCTGCAAATAAATCAATGGACAGTCTCCAAAAATTATTTAAGCCACGCTGAACATGAATGCATGTCATTGCATATCAAACCAACCATCTTGATCTTGGAAACAAAAGAAACATTTGTGCAATGATGTTCAACCAACTGGTGTGAAGGTGATTTTTATTGGATGTATGAAGTCAGTTCCCCTGCAAAAACACTTAGGTGTTTCAGCAGAGTAAGCAGGTGTAGTTCATTAAAttcacaaaaaatgtttttgtgtcAAAGTGTGTGTGTACCAGGATCATGACGTAGTGTTGATCATGTCTATGAAGATCTTTCACAAGGTCAGGTAGAGTGGAAAAGTTCAGATTGTCATAAGTGAAGTCTAAAGCATGATCCATGTAGTCAATGTCATTCCACTGAACATCCTGAAAGATAGGAGAAAAAGGTTTAAGCACTAAATATTATTAAGAAATAAATATGTGACAAAaagagatttacacatcatctgaaagatataaaaaataagcttcctattgatgtatggtttgttaggataatacAATATTTGTCTACAAAGCTACGAGATACTATTTgaagaactatttgaaaatatggaatctgagggtgcaaaaaaaaaaaaaaattcgagaaaatcacctttaaagttgtgcaaatgaagtccttagcaatgcatattacaaatcaaaaattgtatgttgatacatttatgataggaaatttacaaaatatcttcatggaacatgatctttacttaaaagcctaatgatttttggcataaaacaaaaatcgttaattttgacccatacaatgtattgttggctattgctatgaATATGGATTAAGAATTACAGTTTATTATTCGTTAACAATGCTATTGCTTACCTGTTATGATTACAATTTATAGTAATTtgacaaattaatacttttattttgcaatgaCACATTACATTGCTCATAGacatagtaaagacatttataatgttacaaacattacattttaaataaatgctgttcttttaaactctaTTCATAAAACAATGCACCAAACAGAACTTTGATTATGAACACAAACCAAGCCATGATTAAATGATCTGGCAACTACATACCTGAGGTATGCCATAATTCCGCATTTCTTTTACAACATTCCAGGTTTTGTCGCTTGATTTGTAGCCCCATCGGCAGAGATGGTAGCCCAGAGCCCAGTAGATAGGCATTGCGGGCTTCCCTTATTTGTAAAAGAGAGAATACAAAGATTAGTTCATGAACTTCTGATTCTTCATGTCAAAATGCTTATAAAATACTGCTTGTGATGCTTGCTGACCTACAACATCCAAGTACTGTGCAATCACAGAGCTGGGATCGGGACCTAGGAAAATGTAAAAGTCGAAGATCCCACCAATCATACGCCAGGTGAGAGCAGGAGCCGGCTGCAGAGCCACATCTACATCAGAGATTATATGCACACATTATTAAAAAGTTCAGACAGCATATACTTATAAAAGCTTAATAAGGTATTACCATCATTTAATACCATATTAAGAATTTAATACTGTACTTTTGGACATACACCGTTGTAGTGATTTGGCAATTTgcatttcatgctgactttaatCTGCAGAACCAATGGCCGTATAGAGACAATGGCTGATTTCAAACACAAACTTCATCTTGACATTATCCTCAACAACAAATAGTCACAGGAAAACACTTTCAGAACCAAATGAAAGCACAATTGGATTAACAAGATCTCATTATTAAGATAAAAAGTGTGTTATAAAGGTTTACAAATTAACATGATAGCTCAAAGTACCATGCAAGAAGCTGATGTGAAGTTGATGAGATTGTCTTCTTTCCTTTTTTCTCATGCATGATCAAACTCAAGGCTACATGACAATCAAACAAGGGTCAGTATAAAAATAGCATGATGCATAACAGCTCAGGTCTATACTTTTTAAACTGTGATTCATGGCTTGTGAAGTGAATGTGGTTTGCACTGGAAAAGTATGAAATGAGGAGGCTGATTACTGCTTCAACATTCACCTCAGTGTCAATTTAAAACAAGAGTGCATGTGTGTGATGAACCCACCCATTGCATTGCTGTTGAGCATAAAAAACCCATGTGCCATTCCATCAGATTCCACAGAAAGATAAAAAGGATGGACGCCATAAAGGTTGGTCAGCTCCTGAAAGAACCGACAATAAAGAAAAGCAGAATAGTTAGTGCAATCTGGAAGATTTATTCATATGTGACAAACTATCAGCCAACTAAAGATAGCCATAACTTTTGTTACGTTCAAGCTatggacaaaacaaaaaaaagcttgAACCCAGCTTTTATATGGTATCAATACCTGAAAAGGTAATATTTCACCATGTGTTGAGTTTTTCTAGATTGCATCACATATGTTATATTCTCACTACTGGATcccctgcagtgaatgggtgccgtcagaattagagtccaaacagctgataaaaacaatacaataattcacaagtaatccacatgactacGTCCGtaatttaatgtcttttaaagtaaaaagttaaGCAAATCCATCAGTACGCTTTTTGACTGCAAACCATTGCTTTTGGCTAAAATATGAATGCTCTATCCATATTATtgttttctccagtgaaaaagttgtctgaatcaggagagaaatatgcatagatcaagcaccaattacaagcaaaaacagttctGAACAAATATGTTGGTGCTTTTTGGACAACTGGAGATGGACTTTTCCACTGAAGGAAGagctattatggattatggactccaGTATTTTGCCCAGAAGTGATGGTTTGAAATTAAAATcatctttttgttttttgtttcttacaaacatgcagcttttcacttcacaagatgttaactgatgcagAGTTTTGTGgataacttgtggattattgtaaatttttttccatctgtttggactctcattctgatggcacccttTCCTGCAGAGGACAGTCTtaggatgagtacattttcagaaaacttttgggtgaactattcctttattaGATTTAAAACAGAACTGAGAGACGTTAGAAGATGAATGTTAAATTACCATGGGTGGGACATCTCGAGCCCACATTGTAAGAGTGTTCCACTGGATGTCATGCAGAAAGTTGGAGCGATGTTCACCAAGTCCATATATGAAACTTGATGGCAATGATGTAGACATCTGCAGGAACTGATCCGCGTAGAAGAGAGGAGCTATGGATGTATTAAGCCTGACGGCACATGAACAGATGTTTATATCTGAATACTAATACTGAGACATGCCAAATATTACAGATCTCCTTCCTGAAGAGTTTTTTAGTCAACACTTCTATTGGTAAAAGAAACTAAATCCATCGAATTGTTCATTTTTTTAGGTCTGTTTTCATGTTAGTTGTCAGTAAATAGTACTTACAGTACAGTTCCTGTCTGTGTTCTCTTGACAATCAGCCCGAAAGGATCTTTGATGAAGTCTACAGTGTAAGAGGGATTTGATGCTTTTTTCTGAACCACAGGAACATCTATAGGCACCTCATACCTCTTTTCAGCCGGGTCTGTTATCTGTATTTGACACAGGAATATTatgaaacaacaaaaaatatgcaAGGTCATGACACTCTGAAGACGTTTTCTATTATGTACTGATATTTATCATTAATAAGCTTAATTAACAATATCAATAAATTGAATCAATAATTAATATAAACATCAATAATCAACAATCAAgctctattctattctaaattaaaatacaataatgtaaAATCAATTATTGTAAATCCTACAAGGTAAATTGGGCATTATAATTACACACAGTTACAATGTACAATATAAAGAAATGGATATTATTAGTGcttgttaaaattatttttaattgagagttaaatatacaataacaatttattatgtatacattctgtacaccactgttcaaaagtttggggacagaagtttttttaatgtgcatttcatttctagggctgcaactaac
This region includes:
- the gaa2 gene encoding lysosomal alpha-glucosidase; this translates as MVSYKRLTPEEVHFSGAALLDPDDSTDTDLKEVNPELPLLPQTRRCSITVALLTLGGLIVVLSGVWLLGTIFWLHKPPSTGPHRPLPPAVAKRPNGTWLQPESCSQIPEAWRFDCYPERGVVVTEEMCHARNCCFIQRSQSKTPGRNGVPWCFYTPDYPSYELVSISETEMGKVGKLLRNKKTYYPKDIDALQLEVLYEEDNRLRVRITDPAEKRYEVPIDVPVVQKKASNPSYTVDFIKDPFGLIVKRTQTGTVLLNTSIAPLFYADQFLQMSTSLPSSFIYGLGEHRSNFLHDIQWNTLTMWARDVPPMELTNLYGVHPFYLSVESDGMAHGFFMLNSNAMDVALQPAPALTWRMIGGIFDFYIFLGPDPSSVIAQYLDVVGKPAMPIYWALGYHLCRWGYKSSDKTWNVVKEMRNYGIPQDVQWNDIDYMDHALDFTYDNLNFSTLPDLVKDLHRHDQHYVMILDPGISNSQPSGSYWPFDEGKKRGIFINDSNGEILTGKVWPGLTAFPDFSNPDTHEWWYQNLKSFHEKVPFDGVWIDMNEPSNFFDGSINGCPDNELENPPYTPGILGGTLKAKTVCASARQKISTHYNIHSLYGLMEAKATESALRKITDKRPFVISRSTFPSQGRYSGHWLGDNRSQWKDLATSISGMLTFNILGIPLIGADICGFGGSTTEELCVRWTQLGAFYPFSRNHNSIDEQDQEPTAFSPAARTAMKEAILLRYSLFPHLYTLFHHAHISGHTVTTPLLFQFPNDEKTYGIDKQFLWGKSLLVTPVLEAGRDYVVGYFPKGLWYDFHTGDSLVSSGEDINLQAPIDKINLHLREGSITPTQRPNTTLWVSSGQPLHLIVSLSEDGVAKGDLYWDDGETLDTYEKDQYAYIYFTVEQNTMTSEVLHNHEEATYITVETVSFYGVKTEPENVTVNSQEATFTYRNNQVLTVTDLGLNLSHNFTISWM